In the genome of Ammoniphilus sp. CFH 90114, the window AGTACGGTATAATCTAAGTCTTGTGCTTTAAAGCTTCCCCATGTTTTAAGCAGTTCTGGAAGATCAGCTTCTGGATTCACTGGGAACTCGAAGTTTTCGTTGGCAGAAAGGGTTTGCGCTTCCTTGGAAGTTAGGTACTCTACCAATTTGATAGCATTTTCCTTGTTCTTGCTGGACTTGATTAAACCAACTCCACTAATATTGAGGTGTGTCCCAGTTGTATCTTGGTTAGGGAAGAATACACCAACTTGTTCAGCCACTTTTACTTCTTCTGGATCCTTAGAATTAAGCATTAAGCCTACATAATAGGTATTGGAAATTCCAACATCTCCAAGACCGGCAACGATACCTTTTATCTGATCTCGGTCTCCGCCTTCAGGATCGCGCGCCAAATTGTTTGCGATTCCCTTTGCCCATGCTTCCGTTTGCTCTGCTCCGTTCAATTCAATGAAGGATGCTAATAGGGATTGGTTGTATTGGTTTGAAGAAGAACGAACCAATACTTTTCCTTTCCACTTGTCAGTAGCTAAATCTTCATACGTGGATAATTGGTCTGGTTGAACACGATCCTTGGAGTAAACAATCACACGCGCGCGAGTAGAGATTCCAACCCAATTGTTTTCCTTATCACGGAATTGCTCAGGCACTTGCTTAGCAATCGTTTCGGACTCAAGAGGCTGGAAGAACTCTTCAGCATTACTCAATGCGCCACCATCAACCGTGACAAAGAGGTCGGCAGGTGTGCTGCTGCCTTCACGTCTTAAGCGTTCAGTTAATTCGTTAGCTTTTCCTTTAACGACGTTAACAGTAATTCCTGTTTTGGTCTTAAACTCTTCAAATAATTTATCGTCAATCTCATAATGACGCGCGGTATAGACATTAACTTCTTGAGGCCCTGCAGGTTCTTTTGGTGCGGCATCTGCCTTAGGTGCTTCCTGGGCTGGTTGTGTTGGCTGTGTTTGACCAGCTCCGCATGCACTAAGAAGCGAGGTTGCAAGCGCTGCGGTTAGAAATGTTGACATCCATTTAATCTTCTTCAAGTTTCTCTCCACCCTTTTATGTATTTACTAATGATCATCATTATCACAAGAA includes:
- a CDS encoding Fe(3+) ABC transporter substrate-binding protein, translated to MSTFLTAALATSLLSACGAGQTQPTQPAQEAPKADAAPKEPAGPQEVNVYTARHYEIDDKLFEEFKTKTGITVNVVKGKANELTERLRREGSSTPADLFVTVDGGALSNAEEFFQPLESETIAKQVPEQFRDKENNWVGISTRARVIVYSKDRVQPDQLSTYEDLATDKWKGKVLVRSSSNQYNQSLLASFIELNGAEQTEAWAKGIANNLARDPEGGDRDQIKGIVAGLGDVGISNTYYVGLMLNSKDPEEVKVAEQVGVFFPNQDTTGTHLNISGVGLIKSSKNKENAIKLVEYLTSKEAQTLSANENFEFPVNPEADLPELLKTWGSFKAQDLDYTVLATNNKQATEIMNKVGWK